The DNA sequence TCTGGAGTTGTTACAGGAAATACAAAAGACCGGAGATATCTTTTTCCCTGATAACTGGCTTCGTTCGACATTCGGAAGCTATCAGGACCCAAAAGCCCTTAAGATTGTCGATCAGTTTCTTTTACAAAATCAGGAGTATAATCCTATTCTTAAAAATAAAATTTTACAGGCAACGGATAATCTGAGAAGAGCTCAGGTATTGGTAAAATAAAAAAAGGCTGTCTTAAACGCGAGACAGCCTTTTTTATGTGTATATCATCCGGTGTGTAAAAATCTTTGGCGACTGAATAATACTTCTTCACTCTCCCGATGATCTGGATCATCAATGCAGCAGTCAACAGGACATACTGCCTTACATTGCGGTTCTTCATGGAACCCTTTACATTCTGTACATTTCCCCGAAACAATATAGTATACATCATCAGAGATAGCCTGATTATAAGAACTTGCGTCTACTTCTGTACCATCGGGAAAAATTGTTTTCCCTGAAAGTTTTGTTTTATCCTGCCAGCGCCAGTCGATAGCACCTTCATATATGGCAGAGTTTGGACATTCTGGTTCACAGGCCCCACAGTTGATGCACGCATCTGTTATTGTTATAGCCATGATATCAATCGTTTAGATTCTTTAATAAAGATACGGGATTTTGAATTCCCAATCATCAAGTTTTACCTATACTTTAGAATAAAGTATTTTTTCTATCCTGTTCGTAGTTGCAATATTGATCAGTCTGTCGAGTTTATCTGTATACAAAGGAGAAATTTTATTTTCACTGTCAAATAAAGAGGTCCTGATCATGGGAACGCTAAACGGCAGTGGCCATGCCCGTAATGATTTGGCTATCGAGTCCATTGCATTGATTCCCTGCATCGCTTGCAGGCCATCAGCCCAACAAACAAGGCCTACCGTTTTATCGGTGAGATAGGGTTGCTCCTGATCAGCAGTGACCTCGAGCCAGTCCAGGCAGTTTTTCATGACACCGGGAATACTTCCGTGGTAGAGGGGGGCTAGCCAGAAATGGATATCCGCACCCAGAAATAATTGGGTCATACGTTCTACGGCCAAAGGAGTTTTAGTCAGGGTAATATCGTAAAGGGGAACGCCCGAATCGGCTAGTGCAAAAGTTTCATGGGTAATACCCAGCATTTCAAGTTTGTCTGTAAAGTATTTGGAAAGGATTCCTGATGTAGATTGAGGTCTTCTTTCCAGGGCACCGTTAAAGATA is a window from the Chryseobacterium sp. T16E-39 genome containing:
- a CDS encoding 4Fe-4S dicluster domain-containing protein, with product MAITITDACINCGACEPECPNSAIYEGAIDWRWQDKTKLSGKTIFPDGTEVDASSYNQAISDDVYYIVSGKCTECKGFHEEPQCKAVCPVDCCIDDPDHRESEEVLFSRQRFLHTG
- a CDS encoding NADPH-dependent FMN reductase, with amino-acid sequence MKAIIFNGALERRPQSTSGILSKYFTDKLEMLGITHETFALADSGVPLYDITLTKTPLAVERMTQLFLGADIHFWLAPLYHGSIPGVMKNCLDWLEVTADQEQPYLTDKTVGLVCWADGLQAMQGINAMDSIAKSLRAWPLPFSVPMIRTSLFDSENKISPLYTDKLDRLINIATTNRIEKILYSKV